A part of Balneola sp. genomic DNA contains:
- a CDS encoding UDP-N-acetylglucosamine 2-epimerase (non-hydrolyzing) has protein sequence MKKIISIVGARPQFVKLSPLSKILREDFNEIIIHTGQHFDENMSKVFFEELDIPLPDYNLGVGSGNHGWQTAQMLIEIEEVLIKERPDLVIIFGDTNSTLAGILASSKLNIDTVHIEAGLRSYNMEMPEEQNRIVSDHLSNHLFAPSKTAVANLKKEGLYEKAYLTGDIMVDSVLNNVELAKEKSKVVYDLELTPDEYYLVTLHRPYNVDDPDSLKNILSELGKLGHKVIFPVHPRTRKIIEKNKLSIANNIRLINPQGYLDFINLQKNSLKIITDSGGIQKEAYILNKPCITLRSETEWLETVESGWNLLITDAGSSMFSEDITGFQPLGEQEKVYGENVANRMKDIIHDMIA, from the coding sequence TTGAAAAAAATAATCTCTATTGTAGGAGCAAGGCCACAATTTGTTAAGCTCTCTCCCTTGTCGAAAATCTTAAGAGAAGATTTTAATGAAATTATCATTCACACAGGGCAGCACTTTGATGAGAATATGTCGAAGGTTTTTTTTGAAGAATTAGATATCCCCCTCCCAGATTATAATTTAGGGGTTGGTTCTGGAAACCATGGTTGGCAGACCGCCCAGATGCTTATTGAGATAGAAGAGGTTTTGATTAAAGAAAGACCTGATTTGGTAATTATTTTTGGGGATACAAACTCAACGCTAGCGGGTATTCTGGCATCATCAAAACTGAATATTGATACTGTACACATTGAAGCAGGTTTAAGAAGCTATAATATGGAGATGCCCGAAGAACAGAATCGTATTGTTTCTGATCATCTAAGTAATCATTTATTTGCTCCTTCTAAAACTGCAGTAGCAAACCTAAAAAAAGAAGGGTTATATGAAAAAGCGTATTTAACTGGAGACATTATGGTTGATAGTGTTCTTAATAATGTGGAATTAGCAAAGGAGAAATCTAAGGTGGTTTATGATTTAGAATTAACTCCTGATGAGTATTACTTAGTCACGTTACACCGCCCTTATAATGTTGATGACCCAGATTCTCTAAAAAATATACTATCAGAATTGGGAAAGTTAGGCCATAAAGTAATTTTTCCGGTTCATCCAAGAACAAGAAAAATCATTGAAAAGAATAAGCTCAGTATTGCGAATAATATCAGATTAATAAATCCACAGGGCTATTTGGACTTTATAAACCTTCAAAAAAATAGTCTAAAAATTATAACTGATTCTGGAGGGATTCAGAAAGAAGCGTATATATTGAATAAACCATGTATTACTTTGAGGTCTGAGACAGAATGGCTTGAAACCGTAGAATCAGGATGGAATTTACTAATTACTGATGCTGGAAGCTCAATGTTTAGTGAAGATATAACAGGATTTCAACCGTTAGGTGAACAAGAAAAAGTGTATGGAGAGAATGTAGCGAATAGGATGAAAGATATAATTCATGATATGATTGCTTAA
- a CDS encoding glycosyltransferase gives MGKLVQLSSVHHSKDTRIFYKICKSLVNHGFEVDLIIQHHKSEKKNGINIVALPIATRKLDRLTKIIPRIIYKSFQYDKGTIFHFHDPELIPVGLLLKMFGYKVIYDVHEDVPKTILEKEWIPFFLRKTISLLVGFIEKIGNRAFDATIVVTNSIRNRFSHQTILIQNYPIVKPENKSLEVEKRQREDVFYVGSISFVRGIREIVKAIELLNRDRSIQLVLAGTFINSEVEKQVKSMEGWKYVKFLGHIDREELKRIAESCLAGLVIFHPIPNHIEAQPNKIFEYMGYELPVIGSNFKLWEEIVVQNDCGILVNPLDPNEIAKAVERIYNDPIEGDRMGKRGKNAVLRKYIWENEEKKLIQLYNQLLID, from the coding sequence ATGGGAAAACTTGTTCAACTATCTTCAGTTCATCACTCAAAAGATACAAGGATTTTCTACAAGATTTGTAAGTCACTCGTTAACCACGGATTCGAAGTTGATTTAATAATCCAGCATCACAAAAGCGAAAAGAAAAACGGCATTAATATTGTAGCCTTACCAATTGCTACTCGCAAATTAGATCGACTAACCAAAATAATACCTAGGATTATTTATAAGTCTTTTCAATATGATAAGGGTACAATTTTTCATTTCCATGACCCAGAGCTAATCCCAGTAGGGTTGTTGCTGAAGATGTTCGGGTATAAAGTAATTTATGATGTTCATGAAGATGTGCCCAAAACTATTCTAGAGAAAGAATGGATCCCTTTTTTTCTCAGAAAAACTATTTCGCTACTAGTAGGATTTATAGAGAAGATTGGAAATAGGGCTTTTGATGCTACAATAGTAGTTACCAATTCAATTAGAAATAGATTTTCTCATCAAACGATACTGATACAAAATTATCCCATAGTAAAACCTGAAAATAAAAGCTTAGAAGTCGAGAAGAGGCAGAGGGAAGATGTATTTTATGTAGGGAGCATTAGCTTTGTTAGAGGCATAAGAGAGATAGTTAAGGCAATAGAATTATTAAATAGAGACAGAAGTATTCAATTAGTACTTGCGGGTACCTTCATAAACTCTGAAGTAGAAAAGCAGGTAAAATCTATGGAAGGTTGGAAATACGTGAAATTCTTAGGACACATAGATCGGGAAGAACTAAAAAGAATTGCCGAATCTTGTTTGGCTGGATTGGTAATCTTTCATCCAATTCCTAATCATATTGAAGCTCAGCCAAATAAGATTTTTGAATATATGGGATATGAGCTACCAGTAATTGGTTCAAACTTTAAGCTTTGGGAGGAAATAGTGGTGCAAAATGATTGTGGCATATTAGTGAATCCATTAGATCCTAATGAAATTGCAAAAGCAGTTGAACGAATTTATAACGATCCTATTGAGGGTGATAGAATGGGCAAGAGAGGGAAAAATGCAGTTTTGAGAAAATATATCTGGGAAAATGAGGAGAAAAAATTAATTCAGTTATATAATCAATTGCTCATTGATTAA
- a CDS encoding T9SS C-terminal target domain-containing protein, which produces MKKTILFLFILFLFTTHSYSRQTSHNFPVGIFKVTDEAVGFIPGTQSFNDALSDLKNGTSNSYEGVNLIQAYRYADDNNSTANSLWQNILSQAKLEGLKVLVDVRFEVIAGSNLIIDGTELTKFREDVQWILGHTETEAIGGWYLSDEPENKGIAASELNKLYTELKAVVPNGINEDVFISQGAAFANQATIKPNNDYGEYSNSWDVLIVNYYNYSANFEDDDIEVYSNVWYPETNPFNSNIISHGSLRAWSYISQKLRDDLQGFPGNLSNKKVFANLVLGEEIPVQSSVISGSNRYNTYNADFLASHEITHAAIKKVYELGFDGIFFYDYISSYPYPSGSPEYREDAKGHWLVNENYAEAVETEIHDRDWLVTALSNSSGSDNRTYLSNRGSSFLNTASGPCYNVTGQCPTSGYHKPTGGTVVTHLSTGDLWGEESSDYTYVINTNQDRKSIADGDDELVWATEDRDFWISEDDHVNSYFDNQLNSFQNLNSDQNANSNEEITALATGDFDGDGDFEVVTAIYKIYYIGSTPYHTSSIYVSNEGQNFKQGSPIYSYAGNLYTGNVPKITALVAGDFDGSGRDKLVTATWNSGFSDLYIYLSDIAKGESPVLSSNALTINTNSSTYVYALAKGDFDGDFKDDLATVARHKASNWNVLSISKPKVGGGTGNPLHSDNHVWDSSIEQLTAITAGDFYGERRDYLITGFWNSSTNRSNIYQSRPSFDSDGYGEGDPTITSNSETTHIYANGTYWHPTAMTVASFRESGTGLSSKVNPGNPDLTVEVPTEVTLSQNYPNPFNPVTTINYTIKDRSEVSIDVYNLLGRKVASLVNGVKEPGTYSVNFDASNLSSGIYIYELRSGTTVLKEKMTLIK; this is translated from the coding sequence ATGAAAAAAACTATTTTATTTCTATTCATCCTTTTCCTTTTTACTACACATTCCTATTCAAGGCAAACATCACACAATTTTCCAGTTGGGATTTTTAAAGTAACAGATGAAGCAGTGGGATTTATTCCAGGTACCCAATCATTTAACGACGCCTTGTCTGATTTAAAGAATGGAACAAGTAATTCTTATGAAGGCGTAAACTTGATTCAGGCATATCGCTATGCAGATGATAATAACTCTACAGCAAACAGCCTTTGGCAAAATATTCTTAGTCAAGCAAAACTAGAAGGACTTAAGGTGCTTGTGGATGTTAGGTTTGAGGTAATAGCAGGAAGTAATCTGATTATAGATGGAACTGAGTTAACTAAATTCAGAGAAGATGTTCAATGGATTTTAGGTCATACTGAGACAGAAGCAATTGGGGGGTGGTATTTATCAGATGAGCCAGAAAATAAAGGTATAGCTGCAAGCGAATTAAATAAACTCTATACTGAATTAAAAGCAGTAGTTCCCAATGGCATAAATGAAGACGTATTTATTTCCCAGGGAGCAGCGTTTGCTAATCAAGCAACAATTAAACCCAATAACGATTATGGGGAATATTCAAATTCTTGGGATGTATTAATAGTAAATTATTATAACTATTCAGCAAACTTTGAAGACGATGATATAGAAGTATATAGTAATGTATGGTATCCTGAGACTAATCCTTTCAATTCAAATATAATTTCACATGGGTCTCTTAGAGCGTGGAGCTATATCTCACAAAAGCTTAGAGATGATCTGCAAGGTTTTCCTGGTAATCTAAGTAACAAAAAAGTATTTGCTAATCTTGTTCTGGGTGAAGAAATTCCTGTTCAATCATCGGTAATTTCGGGGTCAAACAGGTACAATACCTATAATGCAGATTTTTTGGCGTCTCATGAAATAACCCACGCAGCAATTAAGAAAGTGTATGAGTTAGGTTTTGATGGAATCTTTTTTTATGACTATATCTCTTCCTATCCTTATCCAAGTGGAAGTCCCGAATATAGAGAAGATGCAAAGGGACACTGGTTAGTTAACGAAAACTACGCAGAGGCTGTAGAAACAGAAATTCATGATCGAGATTGGTTGGTTACAGCCCTTTCCAATTCAAGTGGAAGTGATAACAGAACCTATTTAAGTAATAGGGGGAGTTCATTTTTGAATACAGCTAGCGGTCCATGCTATAATGTTACAGGACAGTGCCCTACTTCTGGTTATCACAAACCTACAGGCGGTACAGTTGTAACCCATCTATCAACTGGTGATTTATGGGGAGAAGAAAGTAGTGACTACACATACGTAATTAATACAAATCAGGACAGAAAGAGTATTGCTGATGGTGATGATGAACTGGTTTGGGCTACAGAAGATAGGGACTTTTGGATATCGGAAGACGATCATGTAAACAGCTATTTTGATAATCAACTAAATTCTTTTCAAAACTTGAACTCAGATCAAAATGCAAATTCTAATGAAGAAATTACAGCACTAGCTACCGGAGATTTTGATGGGGATGGAGATTTTGAAGTTGTAACTGCTATTTACAAAATCTACTACATAGGCTCTACTCCTTATCATACCTCTTCCATATATGTAAGTAATGAGGGTCAGAACTTTAAACAAGGTTCTCCTATCTATTCTTATGCTGGTAATTTGTATACCGGCAATGTCCCAAAAATAACTGCTTTGGTTGCGGGAGATTTTGATGGTTCAGGAAGAGATAAATTGGTTACAGCAACATGGAATAGTGGTTTTTCGGATTTATATATTTATTTATCGGATATAGCCAAAGGAGAAAGCCCTGTTTTATCATCCAATGCACTTACAATAAATACAAACTCCTCTACTTATGTATATGCTCTAGCTAAGGGTGATTTTGATGGGGATTTTAAAGATGATTTAGCTACAGTTGCAAGGCATAAAGCCAGTAACTGGAATGTACTTAGTATTTCTAAGCCTAAAGTCGGAGGGGGCACTGGTAATCCGCTACATAGTGATAACCATGTTTGGGATTCTTCTATCGAACAGTTAACAGCAATAACTGCAGGTGATTTTTATGGCGAAAGAAGAGATTACTTGATTACTGGCTTTTGGAATTCATCAACAAATAGATCCAATATATACCAAAGTAGACCTTCGTTTGATTCAGATGGTTACGGAGAAGGTGATCCAACAATAACTTCCAATTCAGAAACAACACATATATATGCCAATGGTACTTATTGGCATCCAACAGCTATGACTGTAGCTAGTTTCCGTGAGTCCGGAACAGGGTTGAGTTCTAAAGTAAACCCGGGTAATCCAGATTTAACAGTTGAAGTACCAACAGAAGTAACCCTTTCTCAAAATTATCCAAACCCATTTAATCCAGTGACCACTATAAATTATACCATTAAGGATCGCTCAGAGGTGAGTATTGATGTATATAACTTACTGGGAAGAAAGGTAGCCAGCCTGGTTAATGGGGTAAAAGAGCCGGGTACTTATTCAGTGAACTTTGATGCAAGTAACTTATCCTCAGGTATTTATATCTACGAATTGAGATCAGGTACAACGGTTCTTAAAGAAAAAATGACTCTTATCAAGTAA
- a CDS encoding glycosyltransferase family 4 protein: MKLALISHTYPTIYNPKSGKFVQDQFELLSELDEFETDLFVPTPYSIIGTERHKKNQSPFLSPSTTKNRFTYLSFPRKKFPGIVSNSLSRKAAHVLSQTDYDIVHVHWLYPDGMMIPALKKMGFKIALTIHGSDWYQSYSVKQMRSLIQEVLLHTDKILFSGPKISDDVINAFPEVEEKSTIIYNMVDPEVYRPVSEVEKEENRSILNWESPKKHALTIANLRPEKGIDRLISSIYENEDLRDVIFHIIGNTENSSHSKEIENSISSNPFGNIELHKPVPPHELLNYYGASDFYILPSRREGFNVSILEATACGIPIVCSDVSGAKQVIELGTGLLSKNQAELTDAIIKMSQTFSNYSPEMLHHSVTSKFGKIPFRDRITRIYNAMM; the protein is encoded by the coding sequence ATGAAGCTAGCTTTAATAAGCCATACTTATCCTACTATCTACAATCCAAAATCCGGAAAATTTGTTCAGGATCAATTTGAGCTCTTAAGCGAACTCGATGAATTTGAAACCGATTTATTTGTACCCACTCCTTATTCTATAATCGGAACCGAGAGACATAAAAAAAACCAAAGTCCATTCCTTTCTCCGAGTACGACTAAGAACAGATTTACCTATCTATCTTTTCCTAGAAAGAAGTTCCCGGGCATTGTTTCTAATTCACTTTCAAGAAAGGCAGCTCATGTTTTATCTCAAACCGACTATGATATAGTTCATGTCCATTGGCTATACCCGGATGGAATGATGATTCCGGCTTTGAAAAAAATGGGATTTAAGATAGCTCTTACAATTCATGGTAGCGATTGGTACCAATCCTATTCAGTGAAGCAGATGAGGAGTTTAATTCAAGAAGTACTCCTTCATACGGACAAGATTTTGTTTTCTGGCCCTAAAATTAGTGATGATGTAATCAACGCGTTTCCCGAAGTCGAGGAAAAATCAACCATCATATATAATATGGTTGATCCCGAAGTATATCGCCCTGTTTCAGAAGTAGAAAAAGAGGAGAACAGGAGCATTTTAAATTGGGAATCACCTAAAAAACATGCACTAACAATAGCAAATTTAAGGCCTGAGAAAGGTATCGACCGTTTAATAAGCTCTATTTATGAAAATGAAGACCTGCGGGATGTAATCTTTCACATAATTGGGAATACTGAAAACTCTTCTCATTCAAAAGAGATTGAAAACTCAATCTCAAGTAACCCATTTGGCAATATAGAACTACATAAACCTGTGCCCCCCCATGAGCTACTAAACTATTATGGAGCTTCTGATTTTTACATTCTTCCAAGCCGTCGAGAAGGATTTAATGTATCTATTTTGGAAGCTACAGCCTGTGGGATCCCAATAGTTTGCTCAGATGTAAGTGGTGCAAAGCAAGTGATCGAACTTGGAACAGGACTACTTTCTAAAAACCAGGCGGAATTGACAGACGCTATAATCAAAATGTCCCAAACCTTCTCAAACTACTCTCCTGAAATGCTTCACCACTCGGTAACTTCAAAATTTGGGAAAATACCATTCCGAGATCGTATAACTCGGATATACAACGCTATGATGTAG
- a CDS encoding DMT family transporter — translation MKKFSLTDISLIGVAIVWALNFSVIKTALQEIDPYSFNALRYLLAGILLVSTAKLRGFTIMVKREHFWKLLGIGIIGNLVYQMLFIIGLNLTFSANAAVMLGTIPIWVALLSQLFTDEKLNRNQVIGITLAFVGVTKIITGGSNNLSFASETFIGDLIALMAAISWAIYTILSKKYLKYYNSTQYSAFMSVIGIITLGAVGLPFLVKVDFTQVSAIGYGGLLYSGLLSVGIAYLIWNHGIIKIGAVRTAMYQNLVPVLGVIFGVFILDEALTILQYIGSGFVILGLVLTRK, via the coding sequence TTGAAAAAATTTTCCCTCACCGATATTAGCCTGATTGGAGTTGCCATAGTTTGGGCGCTTAATTTCAGCGTTATTAAAACTGCGCTTCAGGAAATTGATCCATACAGCTTCAATGCTCTTCGATACCTTTTAGCCGGGATCTTACTTGTTAGTACTGCCAAGTTGAGGGGCTTTACTATAATGGTCAAAAGGGAACACTTCTGGAAGTTACTGGGCATAGGTATTATCGGTAACCTCGTTTATCAGATGCTTTTCATTATTGGTCTCAACCTTACTTTTTCAGCAAATGCAGCAGTAATGTTAGGTACAATACCTATCTGGGTGGCCTTGCTATCCCAACTATTTACTGACGAAAAGCTAAATCGGAATCAGGTCATTGGAATAACCCTTGCCTTTGTTGGTGTAACAAAGATAATTACAGGGGGAAGCAACAATCTTTCTTTTGCTTCAGAAACATTTATAGGAGATTTAATCGCACTGATGGCGGCCATTTCATGGGCCATATATACTATTCTTTCTAAAAAATACCTTAAGTACTACAACTCCACTCAGTATTCAGCATTTATGTCGGTTATAGGCATTATTACACTTGGAGCCGTTGGTTTACCTTTTTTGGTTAAGGTTGATTTCACCCAGGTTTCAGCTATTGGATATGGAGGTTTATTATATAGCGGCCTCCTCTCTGTAGGCATTGCTTACTTGATTTGGAATCATGGAATTATCAAGATCGGGGCGGTTCGTACTGCCATGTATCAAAACCTGGTTCCAGTACTCGGAGTAATTTTCGGGGTGTTTATTTTGGATGAAGCATTAACAATATTGCAGTATATTGGCTCCGGTTTTGTTATACTTGGTCTTGTATTAACCAGAAAATAG
- a CDS encoding TetR/AcrR family transcriptional regulator, with the protein MGISERKEREKEQKRALMLQAAEALILEKGLEQLNMDEVADRAEVSKGSLYQYFNNKNDLVLGICDKATTMLNQEIAKVLTKDLPGLDLVHQIGATFMSFVNDHPEFFRAMRFHDNLKETNALEESAFLGACQHNMQSSFTYMVRAIQIGIQDGSINPMYDPKELAILLWGTSHGMVSLAYQHQNTQHFNLIEELGITLKMMFDGYMKMIGCGIATEERKKDYDSESFFETQEVG; encoded by the coding sequence ATGGGAATTTCAGAACGGAAAGAAAGAGAAAAAGAGCAGAAACGCGCATTGATGCTACAGGCGGCTGAAGCCTTAATCCTTGAAAAAGGACTTGAACAGCTTAATATGGATGAAGTAGCTGATCGTGCTGAGGTAAGCAAAGGTTCTCTCTACCAATATTTTAACAACAAAAATGACTTGGTATTGGGTATATGCGATAAGGCTACTACCATGCTGAATCAGGAGATTGCGAAAGTCCTCACCAAAGATTTACCTGGCCTAGACTTGGTACATCAAATTGGTGCTACTTTTATGAGTTTTGTGAACGATCACCCCGAGTTTTTTAGAGCGATGAGATTTCATGATAACTTGAAGGAGACAAATGCTTTAGAGGAAAGTGCATTTCTGGGTGCATGCCAGCATAATATGCAGAGTTCCTTTACCTATATGGTAAGGGCTATCCAAATTGGTATTCAGGATGGGAGCATAAATCCAATGTACGACCCAAAGGAGCTGGCTATTTTACTTTGGGGAACTTCTCATGGAATGGTTAGCCTGGCTTATCAACATCAAAATACACAGCACTTTAACCTAATAGAAGAACTGGGAATCACTTTGAAGATGATGTTTGACGGATATATGAAAATGATCGGATGCGGCATCGCAACCGAAGAGAGGAAAAAAGACTATGACTCCGAGTCATTTTTTGAAACCCAAGAGGTAGGTTAG
- a CDS encoding TolC family protein yields the protein MNQTRKMKRSWVILLVGLFALQASLSHAQTAKTEFVQDFELTLDEAIEIAVANNPQVNRALLSVDDADELVKIAYSEIFPEITSSISYTRNMEIPVTFVPGEFFGGDPGTLIPVEFGTDNNWQGGFTVNQTLFRGETIVGLSSATVFKTVQDENLRATTQQVVTQTRVAYYQVLAALEQLRLQEIQIERLEQNLRENEAREEAGLVDSYATLSLRVQLSNQRPQQIEAAYAVNEAYRVLKITLGVPLQLDFEVKGDLNEYDILSTSAAGSDNDHIFRIDQMNAYTYENQQVDTAGLDYNRGDLRVLDATLDLRAKELTAVKSRFLPTLSATYNLQWSSAEPDAPNFFENSERFQTLGFNLSLPLFQGFERVADVQRVKIQQKDLQEQRRAAILNAQNEIISASEDLNRAFETAEGRKIALEQATEGYDRAQKRLENGLGSQLEVTDAEVQVRQAELNYALMVFEYLSAKATYDLATGRVPYVDIEF from the coding sequence ATGAACCAAACAAGAAAAATGAAACGAAGTTGGGTGATATTATTAGTGGGATTATTTGCTTTGCAAGCATCACTTTCTCATGCCCAAACTGCAAAGACAGAGTTTGTTCAGGATTTTGAGCTTACTCTGGACGAAGCTATTGAAATAGCGGTAGCTAATAATCCACAAGTTAATCGGGCATTGCTCTCGGTAGATGATGCGGATGAGTTAGTGAAAATCGCATATAGTGAGATTTTTCCTGAAATAACCTCAAGCATAAGCTATACCCGAAACATGGAAATTCCCGTTACTTTTGTGCCAGGAGAATTTTTTGGCGGAGATCCAGGAACACTTATCCCAGTAGAATTTGGTACGGATAACAACTGGCAGGGAGGTTTTACAGTTAACCAAACACTATTTCGAGGAGAAACTATTGTTGGTTTAAGTTCGGCTACCGTTTTTAAAACCGTTCAGGATGAAAACCTTCGTGCTACAACTCAACAGGTTGTTACTCAAACCCGAGTAGCTTATTACCAGGTATTGGCAGCATTGGAGCAACTCCGACTTCAGGAAATTCAAATTGAGCGTTTGGAGCAAAACCTTAGGGAGAATGAAGCAAGGGAAGAAGCAGGGCTGGTAGACTCTTATGCTACCCTAAGTTTACGTGTTCAGCTAAGTAATCAACGCCCTCAACAAATTGAGGCGGCCTATGCTGTTAATGAAGCATACCGTGTTTTAAAAATTACTCTTGGCGTACCTCTTCAACTTGATTTTGAAGTGAAAGGGGATTTAAATGAATATGATATCCTTTCAACATCAGCGGCGGGTTCTGATAATGATCATATATTCAGAATAGACCAAATGAATGCTTACACCTATGAAAATCAACAAGTAGATACTGCGGGGTTGGATTATAATAGGGGAGACTTAAGGGTTTTAGATGCAACTCTGGATTTAAGAGCTAAGGAATTAACAGCGGTAAAGAGCAGGTTCCTTCCTACCCTATCTGCAACCTATAATCTTCAGTGGAGTTCTGCTGAACCTGACGCCCCAAATTTTTTTGAAAATTCAGAGCGGTTTCAAACTTTGGGGTTCAATCTAAGTCTCCCTTTGTTTCAGGGCTTCGAAAGAGTAGCAGATGTTCAACGAGTAAAGATTCAGCAAAAAGATCTACAGGAACAAAGAAGAGCAGCCATATTAAATGCTCAGAACGAAATAATTTCAGCAAGTGAAGATTTAAATCGGGCATTCGAAACTGCCGAAGGCCGTAAGATTGCACTTGAGCAAGCTACAGAAGGTTATGACCGCGCTCAAAAAAGATTAGAAAACGGGCTGGGTTCTCAGCTTGAGGTTACTGATGCTGAAGTTCAGGTCAGGCAGGCAGAACTGAATTATGCCCTCATGGTTTTTGAATATCTCAGCGCAAAAGCGACCTACGATTTAGCAACTGGTAGAGTACCCTATGTTGATATCGAATTTTAG
- a CDS encoding efflux RND transporter periplasmic adaptor subunit → MLISNFRMKLLMKTPSINMKKINLFASLLILIAFAACSGSEETQTTTEEELVKSVNVTTRTIQPSTFASYVRVVGTVETSNDIMIAAEVSGRVVSYSVKEGETVRKGQNILRIDDSKLKQEQARLEAMTAQAKESYDRLKKVYEEDGIGSELDYLNAKYAYEQSNSALESINVDLANTEIKAPFTGVVETRSVEVGEMVSLGMPVVRLIGSNDFKVTAGVPARYADAISTGDDVDIWFDTQSGDTLSGTIGFTASSINPQNRTFRIEVELPGSADQYKVDMIANVRLKTNQQEEVLVISEEFVYSKDNNYVVYVLAQDESGNTVAEERRVTLGLSYKTDVIVENGLREGDRLITLGSAFLDDGMRVTLKDEPFSSLASN, encoded by the coding sequence ATGTTGATATCGAATTTTAGAATGAAATTATTAATGAAAACACCATCCATAAACATGAAAAAGATAAACCTGTTTGCTTCACTGCTTATCCTTATTGCATTTGCAGCTTGTTCCGGAAGTGAAGAAACACAAACCACAACTGAAGAAGAACTGGTAAAATCAGTGAACGTGACGACACGTACGATTCAACCTTCAACTTTTGCGAGCTATGTGCGAGTAGTAGGTACCGTTGAGACTTCGAATGATATCATGATAGCTGCAGAAGTAAGCGGTCGTGTAGTTTCATATAGTGTTAAAGAGGGAGAAACAGTCCGAAAAGGTCAAAATATCCTTCGGATTGATGATTCTAAGCTAAAGCAGGAACAGGCACGTCTTGAAGCTATGACTGCCCAGGCAAAAGAAAGCTATGATCGACTTAAGAAAGTCTATGAAGAAGATGGGATCGGTTCAGAGCTTGATTACCTGAATGCGAAGTATGCTTATGAGCAAAGTAATTCTGCATTGGAATCCATAAACGTAGATTTGGCAAATACAGAAATAAAGGCGCCTTTCACTGGTGTTGTAGAAACAAGGTCAGTAGAAGTTGGAGAAATGGTTAGCCTGGGAATGCCTGTAGTGCGTTTAATCGGATCAAATGATTTTAAAGTTACGGCTGGTGTACCCGCAAGATATGCAGATGCTATTTCAACTGGTGATGATGTTGACATCTGGTTTGATACTCAAAGCGGAGATACATTGTCTGGTACCATTGGCTTTACCGCAAGTAGTATAAATCCTCAGAACCGAACATTCCGAATTGAAGTTGAACTTCCGGGAAGTGCTGATCAATACAAAGTGGATATGATTGCAAATGTTCGTCTGAAAACAAATCAGCAAGAAGAGGTACTGGTAATAAGTGAGGAGTTTGTCTACTCAAAAGATAACAACTATGTAGTATATGTACTTGCGCAGGATGAAAGTGGAAATACAGTAGCTGAAGAGCGAAGAGTTACATTAGGCCTTTCCTACAAAACAGATGTAATTGTAGAAAACGGACTAAGAGAAGGTGACCGATTGATTACTCTGGGGTCTGCCTTTTTGGATGATGGAATGAGGGTGACACTCAAAGACGAGCCCTTCTCATCATTAGCTTCAAACTAA